A section of the Larus michahellis chromosome 1, bLarMic1.1, whole genome shotgun sequence genome encodes:
- the CFAP97D2 gene encoding uncharacterized protein CFAP97D2 produces MHRAYQPILPCGNKCLQLKWDKAKYEEHKKRIQAAKPLVDASAPAIYSHLHLKLGELKLEEDRLSVIERDNHLLLEKMSCIIRTKGQIDNKNDAKAKR; encoded by the exons ATGCATCGAGCCTACCAGCCAATTTTACCATGTGGCAACAAATGCCTTCAGCTAAAATGGGACAAAGCAAAGTATGAAGAACACAAGAAAAGG ATCCAAGCAGCAAAACCATTAGTGGACGCAAGCGCCCCTGCAATATACAGCCACCTTCATCTGAAGTTAGGGGAACTGAAG TTGGAGGAAGACCGACTTTCTGTCATCGAAAGAGACAACCATTTGCTGCTGGAGAAGATGTCCTGCATCATAAGAACAAAGGGACAAATTGACAACAAAAATGATGCTAAGGCCAAAAGGTAA